AGAATGTAATAATCTAAACCTTTTAAATAAATGAAAACCTGTTTTTAAAGATATCATACCAATTAAGCTGAGTAATTAAACTTCAAATATATCCATTTGACGAATAAAAACTAACCAATTTCGTCACCTAACTTTAGGTTGAATCAAATCCCAACAGTTGCCATACAAATCTTTAAAAACTGCAACTGTTCCATGAGGCTCATCTACAGCTTGTCTGACAAACTCAATTCCTAGATCCTGGTAACGGGTATAATCACGCCAAAAATCGTCGGTATGTAGAAAAAGCCAAACCCTTCCTCCCGCTTGCTTACCAATAACGGCCTGTTGTTCAGCAT
The Bacteroidia bacterium genome window above contains:
- a CDS encoding VOC family protein, with product MKQYLAYFSIVVLDYDEAIAFYTKKLGFRLVEDTVLTEEKRWVVLMPPGAKETGILLARASNAEQQAVIGKQAGGRVWLFLHTDDFWRDYTRYQDLGIEFVRQAVDEPHGTVAVFKDLYGNCWDLIQPKVR